Proteins encoded together in one Lathyrus oleraceus cultivar Zhongwan6 chromosome 5, CAAS_Psat_ZW6_1.0, whole genome shotgun sequence window:
- the LOC127086420 gene encoding uncharacterized protein LOC127086420: protein MSAAATKAWVVASSIGAVEALKDQLGVCRWNYAFRSLHQHAKNNIRSYTQAKKLSSSSSAAVSNKVKRTKEESMKKVMDLNCWGPTTARSS, encoded by the coding sequence ATGAGTGCAGCTGCAACAAAAGCTTGGGTAGTAGCATCAAGCATAGGAGCTGTGGAGGCATTAAAAGACCAACTTGGTGTATGCAGGTGGAACTATGCTTTTAGATCACTTCATCAACATGCTAAGAACAATATCAGATCATATACTCAGGCTAAGAAAttgtcatcttcttcttctgctGCTGTTTCCAACAAGGTGAAAAGAACTAAGGAAGAATCCATGAAGAAAGTCATGGACTTGAATTGCTGGGGTCCTACCACTGCAAG